In Pseudonocardia sp. DSM 110487, the sequence GGATGGGCGGCTGGATCGTCGTGGAGTCCGACGACGGCGAGCACGTCGGCGGGGAGCCCGACCGCCCCGAGCCGGACGCGGTCCGGCCGGAGTGGGAGCGCTTCTCGATCACCTTCGCCGACGGCGGGCGGCTGCGGTTGCTCGACAAGCGCAGGCTGGGCCGGGTGCGCCTCGAACCGGACCTCGACGGACTCGGTCCGGACGCCCTGACGATCTCGAAGGCCGAGTTCCGGGAGCGCGTCGGGCGCGGCAAGGCGCCGGTGAAGGCGCGGTTGCAGGACCAGGCCGTGCTGGCGGGGGTGGGCAACCTCCTCGCCGACGAGGTGCTCTGGCAGGCCCGCGTCGCGCCGCGCACGCCGGTCGACCAGCTCGGCGACGAGGCGCTCGACCGGCTGCACGCTGCGATGCGGCGCACCGTCGAAGCGGCGATCGCGAACGGCGGCGCGCACACCGGGGAGGTGATCCCGTTCCGGAAGGCGGGCGCCACCTGCCCCCGCTGTGGCGCGCCGATGGAACGGGGTCAGGTCGGCGGGCGCGCTACCTGGTGGTGTTCGGCGGAGCAGTCGTGAGGCGGTCGAGCTGGACCTGGAGCCCGTCGAGGAGGTAGTCCAGGCCGACGGTGTAGCTGGTGTCCCAGTCGTCGTCGTAGAGGTAGCCGCCCGTGGCCAGCGTCGGGTAGCGGTCCTGGTCGGCCTGGAGCTGCTGCTGGCCCACCCGGCGTTCCTCGTCGGAGATCCGCAAGGCGGCCTCGGAGGCCGCCGACCCCATCACGTGGTTGTAGAGCGCCCACGTCGCGGCGGACCGGTCGGTTCCGCCGAACCCGGCACGGGCCAGCGTGGCCTGCAACAGTTCCATCCAGGCTAGGAAGTTCGGCCCGAGCGTGGGCCGTTGCCTTGCCGGTACGGCGGTAGCCCAGGGATGGCGCAGCATCGCGGTCCGCCACGCCGCGAGCACGGCGCTGACGTCGTCGCGCCACTCGGCGGCTGACCCGACACCGGGGGGTACCTCGCCGAAGATCGCGTCGACGGCGAGGTCGATCACGTCGTCCTTCGTGTCGACGTGCCAGTACAGCGACGGGGCGACCACGCCGAGCCGCTCGGCGAGCCGGCGCATGGTGAGCCGCTCGATCCCCTCCTCGTCGAGGAGCGCGACGGCGGCCTCGACGATCCGGTCGCGGGTCAGCGGGGGCTCGCCCCTGCCGGTTCGGCGCGGCCGCAGCCAGACGCTGCGCACCCCGTCGCTCGCGACCTGCGTCACAACCCACCACCTAGATCGTCCGGACCGCCCCGCCGAGTGTAGTACGTTGATCGTCGAATCGAACGACGTTCGGGAACCTCAAACAACGTTAGGGAGGCCTGGTGGACGACTCACGGCGGTGGTGGACGCTGCCGGTGGTGAGCGCGGCGCAGCTGCTCGTGGTCCTGGACGGGACGATCGTGAACATCGCGCTGCCATCGGTGCAGCAGGCGCTGGGCATGTCCGACGCCGGCAGGCACTGGGTCGTCACTGCGTACGCTTTGGCCTTCGGCGGGCTGCTGCTGATCGGTGGGCGGGTCAGCAGTGCCCTCGGCCACCGGCGCGCCTTCATGATCGGGCTGGTCGGGTTCGCCGCCGCATCGGCGCTGGCCGGGGCCGCGGCCGGTCCAGGGATGCTGTTCGCGACGCGGGCGTTGCAGGGCGGGTTCGCCGCCCTGCTCGCACCGGCCGGCCTGTCGTTGCTGACCACGACGTTCACGGAGTCCCGCGAGCGCGCCCGCGCCTTCGGCGTGTTCGCGGCGGTCGGCGCCGCGGGTTCGGCCGTCGGCCTGGTGCTCGGCGGCATGCTGACCGAGTACACCAGCTGGCGGTGGTGCCTCTACATCAACGTGCCCATCGCGCTGCTCGCGCTGCTCGGCACCACGCTCGTCCCGCGCGACCGGCGCGCGCCATCCCGTGACGGGCGGCTCGACGTCCCGGGCGCCGTGCTCAGCTGCGCCGCGTTCGTCGCCGTGGTGTACGCCTTCAACCAGGCCGAGCCGCTCGGGTGGGGTTCGCCGATCGTGCTGGCGCTGCTGGTCGTCGGCGTCCTGTTGCTCGTGGGGTTCGTCGCCGTCGAACGGCGCGTGTCCCACCCGCTGCTGCCGATGCGCGTGCTCGCCCATCGGGTCCGTGCGGGCGCCTTCGTCGCGATCACCCTCATGTTCGCCGCGATGTTCGGCTTCTACCTGTTCATGAGCTACTACACGCAGACGGTGCTCGGCTACTCACCGGTCCAGTCCGGGCTGACGCTGATCATCAACGCGCTGGCGGCCCTCGTCGGCTCGATGTTCATCGCCGGGAGGCTCCACGGTCGCGTCCCGCCGGCGGGGTTGATCGTGTCCGGGCTGATCGCCGCCGCCGCGGGCGTGGCGATCGTGACGCTCCTGACGCCGCAGAGCTCGCACGTGCTGCCGCTCTACCTCGCGCCCGCGCTGGTGCTCACCGGGCTGGGCCTCGGCTGTGTCATGTCCCCGACCGCGAGCCTCGCCACCGCGGGCATGCCACCACAGGACATCGGGGCCGCATCGGCGAGTTACAACGCCGCCCAGCAACTCGGCGCGGCGCTCGGCACCGCCCTGTTCAACACCGTCGCGACGAGCGCCGCCGCCGCGCACATGGCGACAGCCACGCGCTCCGCGGCGTCCGTCCACGGCTACACCACGGCGCTCACCGTCGGCGCCGGAATCCTCGTCGTCACCGCATGCCTCACCGCGGTGCTGATCACCGTCCGCACCACCGTTCACCGAGAAATGGAGAAGGACGCATCATGACCGTGACCGTCGTCGACGGCTTCGTGCCGGTAATCGACCTGTCCTCCCGCGGCAGCGCACACGGACGCGCCGCCATCGCCGACGCCATCGGACGGGCCTGCTCCGGTTCGGGCTTCTTCACGATCGTCGGCCATGGGATCCCGCAGCCGCTGGTCGAGCGCATGTACGCCACCACGAATGCGTTCTTCGGACTGTCCGATGCGGAGAAGGACCTCGTCGCGAGCCGGCCGGGCGCATCCGGGTTCCGCCGCTCCGGCGGGACGACCGCGCAGAGCATCGACCAGAAAACCCCTCCGGACCTGTGCGAAGCCTTCGGCGTGCACGTCACGGGCGAACTGGGTGAGCACGAACGCGGGGAGCTCGGCGACTACTGGGCGCCGTGGAAACTCGCCAATCTCTGGCCGACCCGTCCCGAGGACTTCGCGCCCACGTGGCACGAGTACATGGCGGCGATGGCGCGGCTGGCGAGTGACCTCACGCGGCTGCTCGCACTCGCGCTCGGGTTGGACGAGGACTTCTTCGGCGACAGGTTCGACCACCACACGTCGTCGCTCACCGCCAACTTCTACTACCCGCAGCTGAAGCCGCCGCTGCCCGGGCAGCTTCGGAGAGGGCCGCACACGGACTTCGGCGCGCTGACCATCCTCTACCAGGAGGACGACCTCGGCGGCCTCCAGGTGCGCACCCCTGACGGGGACTGGCGCGACGTTCCCGCGCTCCCGGGAAGCTTCGTGGTCAACATCGGTGATCTGATGGCCTTGTGGACCGGGGGACGCTGGGTGTCGACCATGCACCGGGTGATGAACCCGGAACGCGGGAACACGTCTTCGCGCCTGTCGATCCCGTTCTTCTACCAGCCCAACCACGACGCCCCCACCACTCCCGTCCGGTCGGTCGACGCGGGGCGGTGGATCGCGACGAAGATGCAGAAGCTCTTCGCGCCTGCGTCATAGCGCACCGCGGGCCGGGCCTCCAGTGGAGGCCCGGCCCGCGACACCCCCGCGCTACGGGACGAGGACGATTGAGTTGATCGGCGTCAGATCCTTGTTCACGAACGTCTTCGGGCCCATGAGGCCCTGGCAGTCACCCGTGCCGTTGAAACCGGTGCACGTGCGCGCCTTCGCGCCGTCTACCTGGTTGTTCGAGACGACGTGCATCCCGAACTGGTTCTCGATGTTGTGGGCGCCGTAGCTAAAGAAGGCGTGGGACGGGCGCCCGGAGTTGAACCCGGCGTCCTCCGGGTAGATGCACACGGCGCCTGCCGGGCAGCCCTCCCACGTCTCGACGGCCTGGGCGCTGGTGGCCCCCAGCATCACCAGCACTCCCGTGACGAACGCGACCGCGGCCAGCCTCCGGAACTTGTTCATGATCATTTGCTGTCCTCCCCCGAGGATACGAACTGACACCGGTACACACGGGCGTCAGCGGCAGGGGGTTCAGGAGCGAGTGGCGGTGACCTCGTCGTCGAGGAGGCGGTCGAGCGTGCGCCTGCCCAGGCTGCTCATGCTCGGGTTGGTGTCGACGTAGTACCAGACGAGACCCATCGCCTGCGCGAACGCCCACGCCTTTCCGCGTTCCCACTCGAGGTCGTCGCACCCGAGATCGGCGCGCAGCAGCGGGCGGGTGCCCGCGTCGAGCAGGTGCCATGCGCCGACGAGGTCGAGGGCCGGGTCGGCCGCCGCCAGGCCGCTGACGTCGAGGATCCCGGCCAGCCGCCCACCCGAGACCAGCACGTTCCCCGGGATGAGGTCTCCGTGGTTCATGACGTCCGGTGCGGAGCGCGGCAGCTCGCGAAGGCGGCCCCAGAGCCTGCGCAGCCGGGGGACGTCGAGCAGGTGCCCGCTGCGCTCGAAACAGGTCTGCATCCACGCGTCCTCGGAGCGCAGGTCACCACCCCTGCCGTGCCCGGGGAACGTCCGGCCCCGCGTGTCGATGCCGCGGACGTCGGCGATGAACTCGGCCAGATCGTGGGCGAACCCCTTCGAGTCGCCCGGGTCCTCGTCGGTGGCGGTGGTCCCGGGCAGCCAGGTCTGCACCGACCACGGGAGCGGATAGCCGTGCCCCGGCAGGCCCAGCGCCACCGGCTCGGGCACCGGGAACCGCGTGTGGCGAGCCAGCTCGGCCGCGGCGTCCGCCTCGGCCACGAGCATCCGCCGCGTCCCGTCGACGTCGCCCGGCCGGAGCGGGAACCGCGCCGCGAGCCGGTCACCGACCCGGAAGATCGCGTTGACCGTGCCTTCGGAGACCACTGCTGTGATCGGTAGCCGCGCCCACTCGGGGAACTGCTCGTGAACCAGCGCGCGGACCGTCTCTGTCGGCACGGCCAGCTGGTCGGCGTGCATCGGCCGGCGGGGGTCCGCGGCCGGTACACCCTTGCTGCTGATCACCGAGCCATCATCGGGGCTGATCCTGGAGCTCGGCCAGCCGGTTACGGCACGGCAGGGAGCCCGACGGCGACGCGGTGGCGGTGCGTTCCGGGGCCCAGCGGTTGCGAGGGCTCGCCGTCGAGATCCAGCACGCCGGTCGTGCCCGTCGGCAGCTCCGTCACCACCGTCAGTTCGCCGTCGACCAGCTCCCAGCTGATCCCGACCATCCCGTACGGCGAGCGGTGGCGGGCCTCGGCGCGGGTGAGGCCGCCGCCGGGCCGAGGGGCGAACCGCACCTCCCGGTAGCCCGGGGCGGCGGGAGTGAGGCCTGCGACGACCCGGTGCAGCCAGTCGGCAACCGCGCCGAGGGCGTAGTGGTTGAACGACGTCATCGAACCCGGGTTGACGCGGCCGTCGGGCAGGAGGCTGTCCCAGCGCTCCCAGATCGTGGTGGCACCCTGCGTCACCGGGTAGAGCCACGACGGGCACTCGCGTTCCAGCAGCAGGTCGTAGGCGGTGGTCAGCTCGCCGGTGGAGCTCAGTGCGTCGGTGACGAGCGGGGTGCCGACGAAACCGGTGGCGATCCGGTTCCCGGCCGCCGCCACGAGCTCGGCGAGGCGCGCCCCTGCGGTGGCGCGGGCCTGCGCGGAGGGCAGCAGGTCGAAGCCGATCGCGAGCGAGTAGGCGGTCTGGGAGTCGCTGACCATCCGCCCGCCGGGCAGTACGTACGCCGCGCAGAACGCCTCGGCCACGGCGTCCGCGAGCTTGCCGTAGCGGTCGACGCCCTCCTCCCGGCCGAGCACCGCCGCCATCCGCGCCACCGCCCGGCTCGACGCCGCGAAGTACGCGGTGGCGACGAGGTACTTGTCCGTCATCCCGGCGGCCGGGTCGTCAGGGGGCGCCGACGGGTCGAGCCAGTCGCCGAGCTGGAATCCGGTGTTCCACAGGTGGTCGTCGCCCGCCAGTCGATCGACTAGGTCGACCCACGCCCGCGCGGACTCGTACTGGGCCTCCAGCAGGCCCGTGTCGCCGGTGCGCTCGTAGAGCGCCCACGGCGTCAGCGTGGCGACGTCACCCCACGCGGCGCCCGGCCGGATCGGCGTCCACATCTCGTGGGCCGGGATGACCGGCACGTACCACGGCACGGTGCCGTCGGGCAGCTGTTCGGCCGCGACGTCGCGCAGCCACGAGGAGAGCATCCCGGTCACGTCGTGGAGGAACGCGGCCGTGGGGGCGAAGACCTGCAGGTCACCGGTCCAGCCGACCCGCTCGTCGCGCTGCGGGCAGTCGGTCGGGATGTCGACGAAGTTGCCGCGCATGCTCCAGACGACGTTCTCGTGCAGCCGCTCGAGCAGCGGGTCGGAGCAGGAGAACCAGCCGGTGCGCTCCAGGTCGGAGTGGTAGACGCGGGCGATCGCGTCGAGGTCGTCCGGCCCCTCGATCTCGGCGTAGCGGAAGCCGTGGAAGGTGAACCGCGGTTCCCACTCCTCGCCCTCCGGACGGCCGGCGAGGACGTAGCTGTCGGTGGACCGGGCATCGCGCAGCGGCCGCTGGTACAGCTCGCCGTCCTGGAGCACCTCGGCGGTGCGGATCACGACCTTCGCGCCGCGCTCGCCGCGGACCCGGATGCGCAGGCGCCCGACCAGGTTCTGCCCGAAGTCGAGCACCCGCTTCCCGCTCGGCGTGGCCAGCACGGCGACCGGTGTGATCTCCTCGGTGCAGCGCACCGGCGGGCCCGTCGGGGCGACGAGGGTGGCAGGGTCGCGCTGGCGCACGGCGACCGGCGTCCAGCCGACCGGGTCGTAACCGGCGCTCGACCAGCCGGCCCGCTCGTCCCGCGCGTCGTAGTCCTCGCCGTCGTAGTTGCCAGTGCGGACGATGGGGCCGGTGGCGGCGAGCCAGTCGGCGTCGGTGGCGACGGTCTGCGTGCGCCCGTCGGCGTAGTGGATCTCCAGCTGCGCGATGAGGGAGAGATCGGGGCCGAACAGGTTGCGGAACCCGCCCCGCCAGCCCAGCCGGCCGCGGTACCAGCCGTCGCCGAGCCAGCCGCCGATCACGTTCTCCCCGCCGCGGAGCAGGGCCGTGACGTCGTACGTGTAGTAGCGCAGCCGCTTCGGGTAGACGGTCCAGCCAGGCGAGAGGGCGTCGTCGCCCACGCGGGCGCCGTTGATCTCCAGCTCGTAGAGCCCGTGGGCGCTGGCGTACACGCGCGCGCTGACGATCTCGCCGCTGACGTCGAACGCGCGCCGCACGAGGGCGGGGCGGCGGTCGTCGGAGTCGGGATCCTCGGGCCATGCGCCGCCGACCGGCCGCGCCGACCAGTCGGCGGGATCCAGCAGCCCGGCCTCGACCTCGGTCGGCGGGCTCCACTCCGACCGGCTCCCGTCCGCGCCCTCCACCCGCACCCGGATCGTGGCCCGCTCCCGGGATGCGAGGGGTTCCTCCGGCCATGGCAGGAGGATTTGCTCGGCCGACCGCACGACGTGCGTGCGGATCTCCGAGCCCCGGACGATCTCCAGCTCGTACCCGGCCTGGCGCCACCAGGGCGGGGCTGAGATCGTCCAGGAGATCCGGGGGCGCGCCTCCCCGATGCCGAACGGCTCACGGTGGTGCTCGACGACGGGGCGGGACGGCGGGAACGCCAAGGGGCACCTCGATCCGGCGAGAATTGACACGATTCAAGCGATCCTAGCCGCAAGGAACGGTCACTGTTGACACGTTTCAAGGAAGGATCGAGGATCGGTCGCATGCGCATCGCCGTCACGGGCAGCAGCGGCAAGCTGGGGCGCGCCGCCACCGCGCGGCTGCGGGACGACGGCCACGACGTGGTCGGGTTCGACCTCGACGGGGCACGCGGCCCGGGTTTCACCCGCGTCGAGCTGCGGGACTACGGGCAGACCCTGGACGCGCTCCTCGGCGTGACCGCACGCCACGACGGCGTGGACGCCCTTGTCCACCTCGCCGCGATCCCCGTCAACGGGCTCGTACCGGACGCCACCACCTTCCACCACAACATGGCGGTGTCGTTCAACGTGCTCTACGGCGCCCACCGGGCCGGGATCAGGACGATCGTCTACGCCTCCAGCATCACCGCGATGGGTTTCCCTTTCGACGAGCCGCCGCCCTACCTGCCGCTCGACGAGGAGTACACCGCCGCCAACAACACGTACGGGCTCGTGAAGGTCCTGGAAGAGGCGATGGTCGGGCAGCTCGTGCGGTGGGACCCTGCCTTCTCCATCACGGCGCTGCGCTTCACGAACATCGTCGACGAGTACTCCTCGTTCGTGCGGGCGGGCGAGCCGGACTATCGGCGCGACCTGCTCGGCTCCTACGTCGACGTCCGCGACGGGGCGCTCGCGATCTCGCTCGCGCTGGCGAACGCCACCCCCGGCTTCGAGGTCTACACCGTCGCCGCGTCGGACACCGGGCTGACCACGCCGTCCGCCGAGCTCGCCCGCACCTGGTTCCCCGGCGTTCCGCTGCGCAAGGCACTCGGCGAGTTCGAGACGCTGCTGTCGATCGACAAGGCTGCGAAACGGCTCGGATACGTGCCCCGACACCTGTGGAGGGACCAATGACGGAACGCTGGGGCGTGTTCGAGGCGCGCTTCCCGGGGCCTGCGGGTGCCGGCTTCGAGGCCCGCTTCACGCACGGCGACCGGGCCGTGCGCGTCCCCGGCTTCTACGACGGCGACGAGACGCACGTCGTCCGGTTCTCGCCCGACGTCGAGGGGGAGTGGGCGTACTCGACGACGTACGGGCACACCGGGACCTTCGACGTCGTCGCGCCGACGCCCGGTAACCACGGGCCGGTCGGCGTCTCCGGCACCTTTCACTTCGCGTACGCGGACGGCACGCCGTACCGGCCGGTCGGCACCACCGTCTACAACTGGTTGCACCAGCCGGAGGACCGCTACCGCGAGACGCTGAAGGCGGTGGCCGCGGCCGGCTTCACCAAGCTGCGCTTCCTCGTGTTCCCGCAGGGCGGCAACCACGTGGGACATGTCCCGGACGCGTTCCCGTTTGCGAGGGACGGCGACGGGTGGGACGTCTCGCGGACCGACCCCGCGTTCTTCCGGAAGATCGACCGCGCCGTCCGCGACCTCATGGACGTGGGCGTGCAGGCCGACGTCATCCTCTTCCACCCCTACGACTCCGGGCAGTTCGGCCTCGACGGCCTCACAGCCGGACAGGACGACGTCTACCTGCGCCATCTCGTCGCGCGACTGTCGGCGTACCGGAACGTCTGGTGGTCGCTCGCCAACGAGTACGACATCCTCGACCGGCCCGAGGAGCGGTGGGACGGTGCCTTCCGAACGGTGCAGGAGGCCGATCCGCACGGGCGGCTGCGCTCGATCCACAACTGGATCCGGCTCTACGACCACAACAAGCCGTGGGTCACGCACGTTTCGCTGCAGAACGGTTCCGCGGTGACCGAGTTCGGCCGTGCCCTGCTCTACCGCGACGCCTATCGCAAGCCGATCGTGCTGGACGAGATCAAGTACGAGGGCAACACCGCCGAGCGATGGGGCAACCTGTCGGCCCGCGAGCTCGTGCACCGCTTCTGGATCGCGACGGTGAGCGGCACCTACGCCAGCCATGGCGAGAGCTTCCTCGTGGACGGCGGCACGCTCTCGATCGTCGCGGGCGGGCAGTTCCGCGGCGAGAGCCCGGCCCGCCTCGCGTTCCTGCGCCGAATCCTCGATGAGGTCGGCAGGGCAGGCCTCGACCCGATCGACAAGTGGGACGACCCCACCTACACCGCCGGCATCCCACGGCAGGTCTACTTGCAGTACCTCGGCCAGGATGCGCCTTCGTCCTGGACGTTCCGGCTGCCCCAGGGTGTGGTGGGCGAGCGCCTGCAGGTGGGCGACCGGTTCGTCGTCGACGTGATCGACACCTGGAACATGACGGTGGAGACGGTCGATCGTGAGTTCATGCTGACCTCCGTGGAGCGCAACACGGCCACCGCCGATGCGGAGCCCGTGGAGCTCCCCGCAGGCGCGGCACTGGCGCTGCGGATCCGGCGGGCTTGACCTCGACTCGACCCGAGGGTCGGCCCTCTGATCGCAGGGCTCGGAGAGCATCTCGCAGGGCGGAGCCGGGGCGGCGGCGCAACCAGTGCCGGTCGACGCACCTCGTCACCGGTCAGACACCCCATCGACCGGGTGCGTCACCCGAGAACGAGCGCGCCGGGCGACACAGGCGCTGGGGCACCGGGCTGGCGGCGGGCATGATCCGAAGTACCGGTTGCTCACGGCTGTCGCCACGACCATGAGCACCCGTAACTCCGGATCATGGAAGCGAAGATCGCACACAGCGGTTGCTCATGGCTGCCGGCACAGCCATGAGCAACCGCTAGTTCGGATCATGGGCGCGGCCGCCGCCGAACGGGCCCCGGCAAGAGCGCCGAACACCCATTCGCGTGAACGGTCCGCCCCGTGCCGCACAGATCGATTGTGTCGTCCCCGATCGCGGACGCAACCCGACCTGCGCCGCCCGGTGGGCGACCGGTTCGTCGTCGACGTGATCGACACCTGGAACATGACGGTGGAGACGGTCGATCGTGAGTTCACGTTGGTGTCCGTGCAGCGGAACGAGGCAACGGCCGACGCGGAGCCCATCACGCTCCCGAGGGGCGAGGCGCTGGCGCTGCGCATCCGTCGGGTCGACGTCGACGCGGGTTGAAATTCGACCGCGCTCAGGCGTGGGTGTCGTCGTAGGCCAGCTTGCCGCCCAGCTTGCGTGAGGCCTCGGCCTGGGCGAGGAGCTCCCGGGCCTTGGCCTGCCCGGCCTCGATGGCGTCCGCGCCGGCGATGAAGCGCTGCAGTGGCTTTTCCTGGTCGGCGATGGCCAGCAGGGCGCGGGCGAGCTTGGCCGGGTCGCCGGGCTGACGGCCGTTCATGCTCCTCATGCCCTCGATCCTCGGGGCGGTCCGCGGGGCGTAGTCGTCGATTGACAGCTCGGGCCATGTGGTGGAGCCGTCCACGAGCAGCTCGGTGCGGAAGTAGCCGGGCTCCACGACGGTGGTGTGGATGTTGTACGGCTCCACGTCGTGGCGCAGGGACTCCATCCAGCCCTCTTCGGCGAACTTGGAGGCGGCGTAGGCGGCAGTGAATTCCATGCCTACGAGGCCGGCGGTCGAGGTGATGGTGATGACGTGGCCGGCACGCTGTGCGCGCATGAGTGGCAGGACGGCGCGGGTGACGTTCATCGGGCCGAAGAGGTTGGTCTCGAACTGCTGGCGCATCTGAGCGGGCGAGATCTCCTCGAAGTAGCCGGTGAAGAGGTTCCCGGCGTTGTTGATCAGGACGTCGATGCGGCCGAAGCGGTCGACAGCGGCCTGTGCGGCGGCCTCGGCGTCCTCGAGGCTTGTGATGTCCAGCTTGGTGACCAGCAGGTTGTCCTGAGGTCCGCCCAGGGTCTTCTCGACCTGTTCGGGGCGGCGGCCGGTGGCGACGACCTGGTGGCCTGCGGCGAGGGCCTCGCGTGCGATGTCCGTGCCCAGACCACGTCCGGCACCGGTGACGAGAATGACCTTGCTCATGGGGTTCCTTCTAGGCCTGCTCGGTGGGCATGATCCACAGCTCGCTGATGGAGGCGTGGCGGGGCCGGGTGACCATGTAGGCGACGCCGTCGGCGATGTCGTCGGCGGCGAGGATCTCGGTCGTCTCCACGAAGGGGGTGATGATCGCGGCCTGGATCTCGGAGTTGTTGTGCGAGCCCAGTTCGGTGTCCACACCGCCCGGTTCGAGGACACCGACGCGGACGTGCCGCCGGGTGACTTCCTGGCGCAGGCTCTCGGTGAAGCCGTTCACGCCGAACTTGGTGAGGTTGTAGACGCCGTAGCCGTTCCAGGCGACGCGGCCTGCGATGGAGCTGATGTTGACGATGTCGGCGACCCGGCGCGGACCGTCCTCGGCGGCCTCGAGCAGGTGCGGGAGGGCGGCGCGGGTGGTGGACAGCAGGCCCTGGACGTTGACGGCGATCATGCGGTCCCACTCGTCGGCGTCCGCGCCGACGATGGGGCCCAGGAGCATCAGCCCGGCGTTGTTGACCAAGGTGTCCAGCCGGCCGAAGCGCTCGACGGTCTGCTGTACGGCGTCCTCGGCCTGGATGCGGTCGGTGATGTCCGCCTCCACGACCAGCGCGGTGCCGCCTCCCTTCTCGATCTCGGTGGCCAGGTCGAGCAGCCGGTCCTTTCGGCGGGCCACGAGCGCTACGGCGGCGCCGTGTTCGGCGAGCCGGCGAGCGGTGGCGGCGCCGATACCGCTGCTCGCGCCGGTGACGAGCGCGACGGTGCCGGTCAGGGTCGATGCCATGGGGTGGGTCCTCTTTCCGTCAGGCATGTGCGTCGTCGTGTGCGAGCGACGAGGACAGCGCTCGGTGGGCGTCGACCTCGGCGATCAGCCGCTCGGCCTTCTGCTCGACGGCCTCGACGGCGTCGGCACCTGCGACCCAGCGCAGCGGCGGCTCGTCCTGACCGGCGAGCCCGACCAGCGCCGTGGCCAGCTTGGCGGGGTCGCCGCCCTGCAGCCCGTTCATGCCGTTCCAGGTGGTGACGGTCTGCGTGGTGCGCTCGGCGTAGTCCTCGATCGAGGGCTCGGCGTAGCTGGTCGACTCCGGGGTGAGCAGTTCGGTGCGGAAGAAGCCGGGCTCGACGAGCATCGTGCGGATGCCGAACGGGGCCACCTCTGGGGTCAGCGACTCGATCCAGCCCTCGACGCCGAACTTCGACGCGGCGTAGGCCGAGACGAACTCCCCGCCGACGATGCCGGCCGTCGACGAGATCGCCACCACCAGCCCCGATCGTTGGGCGCGCATCACGGGCAGCACGGCGCGGGTGACGTTCAGCGGGCCGAACAGGTTGGTCTCGACCTGTGCCCGGAAGTCCTCCGCGCTGATCTCCTCGAAGAACCCGGCGTAGAAGTTGGCCGCGTTGTTGACCAGGACGTCGATGCGGCCGAACCGGTCCACGGCGGCCCGGACCGCGGCCTGCGCGTCGGCCGGGTCGGTCACGTCGAGCTGCACCGCAAGCAGGTCATCGGACTCACCGACCGCCTTGGCCACCTTCTCCGCGTCACGGCCGGTAGCCACGACCGCGTGCCCGGCCGCAAGGGCCGCCTGCGCGATGTCCGCGCCCATCCCCCGGCCGGCACCGGTGACCAGCCAGACCTTCTTCTCAGCCATGTCCTCTTCTTCCATCAGGTTCTCGA encodes:
- a CDS encoding alpha-L-rhamnosidase, which gives rise to MAFPPSRPVVEHHREPFGIGEARPRISWTISAPPWWRQAGYELEIVRGSEIRTHVVRSAEQILLPWPEEPLASRERATIRVRVEGADGSRSEWSPPTEVEAGLLDPADWSARPVGGAWPEDPDSDDRRPALVRRAFDVSGEIVSARVYASAHGLYELEINGARVGDDALSPGWTVYPKRLRYYTYDVTALLRGGENVIGGWLGDGWYRGRLGWRGGFRNLFGPDLSLIAQLEIHYADGRTQTVATDADWLAATGPIVRTGNYDGEDYDARDERAGWSSAGYDPVGWTPVAVRQRDPATLVAPTGPPVRCTEEITPVAVLATPSGKRVLDFGQNLVGRLRIRVRGERGAKVVIRTAEVLQDGELYQRPLRDARSTDSYVLAGRPEGEEWEPRFTFHGFRYAEIEGPDDLDAIARVYHSDLERTGWFSCSDPLLERLHENVVWSMRGNFVDIPTDCPQRDERVGWTGDLQVFAPTAAFLHDVTGMLSSWLRDVAAEQLPDGTVPWYVPVIPAHEMWTPIRPGAAWGDVATLTPWALYERTGDTGLLEAQYESARAWVDLVDRLAGDDHLWNTGFQLGDWLDPSAPPDDPAAGMTDKYLVATAYFAASSRAVARMAAVLGREEGVDRYGKLADAVAEAFCAAYVLPGGRMVSDSQTAYSLAIGFDLLPSAQARATAGARLAELVAAAGNRIATGFVGTPLVTDALSSTGELTTAYDLLLERECPSWLYPVTQGATTIWERWDSLLPDGRVNPGSMTSFNHYALGAVADWLHRVVAGLTPAAPGYREVRFAPRPGGGLTRAEARHRSPYGMVGISWELVDGELTVVTELPTGTTGVLDLDGEPSQPLGPGTHRHRVAVGLPAVP
- a CDS encoding NAD(P)-dependent oxidoreductase; the encoded protein is MRIAVTGSSGKLGRAATARLRDDGHDVVGFDLDGARGPGFTRVELRDYGQTLDALLGVTARHDGVDALVHLAAIPVNGLVPDATTFHHNMAVSFNVLYGAHRAGIRTIVYASSITAMGFPFDEPPPYLPLDEEYTAANNTYGLVKVLEEAMVGQLVRWDPAFSITALRFTNIVDEYSSFVRAGEPDYRRDLLGSYVDVRDGALAISLALANATPGFEVYTVAASDTGLTTPSAELARTWFPGVPLRKALGEFETLLSIDKAAKRLGYVPRHLWRDQ
- a CDS encoding DUF4038 domain-containing protein, producing the protein MTERWGVFEARFPGPAGAGFEARFTHGDRAVRVPGFYDGDETHVVRFSPDVEGEWAYSTTYGHTGTFDVVAPTPGNHGPVGVSGTFHFAYADGTPYRPVGTTVYNWLHQPEDRYRETLKAVAAAGFTKLRFLVFPQGGNHVGHVPDAFPFARDGDGWDVSRTDPAFFRKIDRAVRDLMDVGVQADVILFHPYDSGQFGLDGLTAGQDDVYLRHLVARLSAYRNVWWSLANEYDILDRPEERWDGAFRTVQEADPHGRLRSIHNWIRLYDHNKPWVTHVSLQNGSAVTEFGRALLYRDAYRKPIVLDEIKYEGNTAERWGNLSARELVHRFWIATVSGTYASHGESFLVDGGTLSIVAGGQFRGESPARLAFLRRILDEVGRAGLDPIDKWDDPTYTAGIPRQVYLQYLGQDAPSSWTFRLPQGVVGERLQVGDRFVVDVIDTWNMTVETVDREFMLTSVERNTATADAEPVELPAGAALALRIRRA
- a CDS encoding DUF5605 domain-containing protein, coding for MGDRFVVDVIDTWNMTVETVDREFTLVSVQRNEATADAEPITLPRGEALALRIRRVDVDAG
- a CDS encoding SDR family oxidoreductase, whose product is MSKVILVTGAGRGLGTDIAREALAAGHQVVATGRRPEQVEKTLGGPQDNLLVTKLDITSLEDAEAAAQAAVDRFGRIDVLINNAGNLFTGYFEEISPAQMRQQFETNLFGPMNVTRAVLPLMRAQRAGHVITITSTAGLVGMEFTAAYAASKFAEEGWMESLRHDVEPYNIHTTVVEPGYFRTELLVDGSTTWPELSIDDYAPRTAPRIEGMRSMNGRQPGDPAKLARALLAIADQEKPLQRFIAGADAIEAGQAKARELLAQAEASRKLGGKLAYDDTHA
- a CDS encoding SDR family NAD(P)-dependent oxidoreductase, producing MASTLTGTVALVTGASSGIGAATARRLAEHGAAVALVARRKDRLLDLATEIEKGGGTALVVEADITDRIQAEDAVQQTVERFGRLDTLVNNAGLMLLGPIVGADADEWDRMIAVNVQGLLSTTRAALPHLLEAAEDGPRRVADIVNISSIAGRVAWNGYGVYNLTKFGVNGFTESLRQEVTRRHVRVGVLEPGGVDTELGSHNNSEIQAAIITPFVETTEILAADDIADGVAYMVTRPRHASISELWIMPTEQA